A genomic window from Cupriavidus basilensis includes:
- the tyrS gene encoding tyrosine--tRNA ligase has product MTEVSSGAATTYPLTPTVMHALEVSKRGCDELLVESEWLAKLARSEATGVPLRIKLGLDPTAPDIHIGHTVVLNKMRQLQDLGHQVIFLIGDFTSTIGDPSGRNATRPPLTREQIEANAQTYYSQASLVLDPAKTEIRYNSEWCDPLGARGMIQLAAKYTVARMMERDDFTKRYRTGIPISVHEFLYPLMQGYDSVALKADLELGGTDQKFNLLVGRELQKEYGQEQQCILTMPLLVGLDGVEKMSKSKGNYIGVTEAPSEMFGKLMSISDDLMWKYYELLSFRPMSEIDLMKQEISLGRNPRDCKVMLGQEIVTRFHSAADADRALEDFNHRARGGVPDEIPEVSLSGAPLGIGQLLKQANLVPSTSEANRNIEQGGVKIDGTVVSDKGLKIEAGSYVVQVGKRRFARVTLA; this is encoded by the coding sequence ATGACTGAAGTTTCCTCCGGCGCTGCCACTACCTACCCCCTCACGCCCACCGTGATGCACGCCCTGGAGGTGTCCAAGCGCGGTTGCGACGAACTGCTGGTCGAATCCGAATGGCTGGCCAAGCTCGCGCGCAGCGAGGCCACCGGCGTGCCGCTGCGCATCAAGCTGGGGCTGGACCCGACCGCGCCCGATATCCATATCGGCCACACGGTGGTGCTCAACAAGATGCGTCAGTTGCAAGACCTGGGCCACCAGGTCATCTTCCTGATCGGCGATTTCACCTCCACCATCGGCGATCCGTCCGGGCGCAACGCCACCCGTCCTCCGCTCACGCGCGAGCAGATCGAGGCCAACGCCCAGACCTACTACAGCCAGGCCAGCCTCGTGCTCGATCCGGCCAAGACCGAGATCCGCTACAACAGCGAGTGGTGCGATCCGCTGGGCGCGCGCGGCATGATCCAGCTGGCGGCCAAGTACACCGTGGCGCGGATGATGGAGCGCGACGACTTCACCAAACGCTACCGCACTGGGATTCCGATTTCGGTGCATGAGTTCCTTTACCCGCTCATGCAGGGCTACGACTCCGTCGCGCTCAAGGCCGACCTGGAACTGGGCGGCACCGACCAGAAGTTCAACCTGCTGGTGGGCCGGGAGCTGCAGAAGGAATACGGCCAGGAGCAGCAGTGCATCCTGACCATGCCGCTGCTGGTGGGCCTGGATGGCGTGGAGAAGATGTCCAAGTCCAAGGGCAACTACATTGGCGTGACCGAAGCCCCGAGCGAGATGTTCGGCAAGCTGATGAGCATCTCGGATGACTTGATGTGGAAGTACTACGAGCTGCTGTCGTTCCGCCCCATGAGCGAGATCGACCTGATGAAGCAGGAGATCTCGCTGGGCCGTAATCCGCGCGACTGCAAGGTGATGCTCGGCCAGGAGATCGTCACGCGCTTCCACAGCGCAGCCGACGCCGACCGCGCGCTTGAGGATTTCAACCACCGCGCGCGTGGCGGCGTGCCCGACGAGATCCCCGAGGTCAGCCTTTCCGGCGCACCGCTGGGCATCGGCCAGTTGCTCAAGCAGGCCAACCTGGTGCCGTCCACGTCGGAAGCCAACCGCAATATCGAGCAGGGTGGCGTCAAGATCGACGGCACCGTCGTCAGCGACAAAGGACTGAAGATCGAGGCCGGCAGCTACGTCGTGCAGGTGGGCAAGCGCCGCTTCGCACGCGTGACGCTGGCTTGA
- the dtd gene encoding D-aminoacyl-tRNA deacylase: MIALIQRVAQARVTVDGRTTGEIGAGLLALVCAERGDTEAQAERLLAKLLAYRVFSDEAGKMNLPVQDIDGRGTRGGLLVVSQFTLAADTNSGTRPSFTPAAAPADGERLYNHFVARARAAHGEVQTGEFGAMMQVSLVNDGPVTFWLRVPPAAPSTHSQLAQAGR, translated from the coding sequence ATGATCGCGTTGATCCAGCGGGTCGCCCAGGCCCGCGTCACTGTCGATGGCCGCACCACCGGCGAGATCGGCGCCGGGCTGCTGGCGCTGGTCTGCGCCGAGCGCGGCGACACCGAAGCGCAGGCCGAACGCCTGCTCGCCAAGCTGCTGGCCTACCGTGTGTTCTCCGATGAGGCCGGCAAGATGAACCTGCCCGTGCAGGACATCGATGGCCGCGGCACGCGCGGTGGCCTGCTGGTGGTGTCGCAGTTCACGCTGGCCGCCGATACCAACAGTGGCACGCGGCCCAGTTTCACTCCGGCCGCGGCGCCCGCCGATGGCGAACGCCTGTACAACCATTTCGTGGCGCGTGCGCGCGCCGCGCACGGCGAGGTGCAGACCGGCGAGTTCGGCGCCATGATGCAGGTCAGCCTGGTCAACGACGGTCCGGTCACCTTCTGGCTGCGCGTGCCGCCGGCCGCGCCGTCCACCCACTCCCAGCTAGCCCAGGCAGGCCGTTGA
- a CDS encoding YbhB/YbcL family Raf kinase inhibitor-like protein: MKLWSKAFSDNGPIPIEFAFGAIDPATHVTLSSNRNPDLHWDEAPAETRSFVLICHDPDVPSRGDDVNQEGREVPASLPRVDFFHWVLVDIPMGLRTISAGTHSDGVIARGKPGPEATGGTAAAGGLRHGLNDYTGWFAGDPDMKGDYYGYDGPCPPWNDSLVHHYVFTVYALDLDRLPLEGTFTGAMVREAIQGHVLAQAACTGTYTLNPKLAGQPAK; the protein is encoded by the coding sequence ATGAAGCTCTGGAGCAAGGCATTCAGCGACAACGGGCCGATTCCCATCGAGTTCGCTTTCGGTGCGATCGACCCAGCCACCCACGTGACGCTGTCGAGCAACCGCAATCCCGACCTGCACTGGGACGAGGCCCCGGCCGAAACGCGTTCCTTCGTGCTGATCTGCCACGATCCGGACGTGCCCAGCCGTGGCGACGACGTCAACCAGGAAGGCCGCGAAGTGCCTGCATCGCTGCCGCGCGTGGACTTCTTTCACTGGGTGCTGGTGGATATTCCGATGGGGTTGCGCACCATCTCCGCGGGCACCCACAGCGATGGCGTGATCGCGCGCGGCAAGCCGGGCCCCGAGGCCACCGGCGGCACGGCCGCGGCAGGCGGGCTGCGCCACGGCCTGAACGACTACACCGGCTGGTTCGCCGGCGACCCGGACATGAAGGGCGATTACTACGGTTACGACGGCCCTTGCCCGCCTTGGAACGACAGCCTGGTGCACCACTACGTGTTCACCGTCTACGCGCTCGACCTGGACCGCTTGCCGCTAGAGGGCACCTTCACCGGCGCCATGGTGCGCGAGGCCATCCAGGGCCACGTGCTGGCGCAGGCGGCCTGCACCGGTACCTATACCCTCAATCCGAAACTTGCCGGCCAGCCGGCGAAGTAA
- a CDS encoding histidine phosphatase family protein, translated as MSQLPGPHSLAFTHLILIRHGETAWNRERRLQGQLDIPLNATGVAQADALAQALAVEPIDAVYASDLSRAMRTAAPLAEALGLAVRPDPRLRERCYGSLEGMTYAEVAEQLPEDFARWQARVPDYAPDGGESLLAFHERAVQAALALGRRHPGERIALVAHGGVLDCLYREANDMTLEAPRRHELLNASINRLRCDSVRLTVMQWADVGHLEALTLDEVDRRVP; from the coding sequence ATGTCGCAATTGCCCGGGCCGCATTCGCTGGCCTTCACTCACCTGATCCTGATCCGCCACGGCGAGACCGCATGGAACCGCGAGCGGCGCCTGCAAGGCCAGCTCGACATCCCGCTCAACGCCACCGGCGTGGCGCAGGCGGATGCCCTGGCCCAGGCGCTGGCGGTCGAGCCGATCGATGCGGTCTACGCCAGCGACCTGTCGCGCGCGATGCGGACGGCGGCGCCGCTGGCCGAGGCGCTCGGCCTGGCGGTGCGGCCCGATCCCCGCTTGCGCGAGCGCTGCTACGGCTCGCTCGAAGGCATGACGTACGCGGAAGTGGCCGAGCAGCTGCCCGAGGATTTCGCCAGGTGGCAAGCGCGCGTTCCCGACTACGCGCCCGATGGCGGCGAGTCCTTGCTGGCGTTTCATGAGCGCGCGGTGCAAGCCGCGCTGGCGCTCGGGCGCCGCCATCCCGGCGAGCGCATCGCCCTGGTGGCGCACGGCGGCGTGCTGGACTGCCTGTACCGCGAAGCCAACGACATGACGCTGGAGGCGCCGCGCCGGCACGAGCTGCTCAATGCCAGCATCAACCGGCTGCGCTGTGACAGCGTGCGGCTCACGGTCATGCAGTGGGCGGACGTGGGCCACCTGGAAGCGCTTACCCTCGACGAAGTCGACCGCAGGGTGCCCTGA
- a CDS encoding queuosine precursor transporter, with protein sequence MTMSSATSAHSGRVYRYYDLVMVAFVTVLLCSNLIGAAKAAQVTLPVIGPVTFGAGVLFFPISYIFGDVLTEVYGYGRDRRVVWAGFAALAFATFMSLVVLKMPVAPFMSDYQKSLEDVFGNTWRIALGSLIAFCCGSFTNSYVLAKMKLWTNGRWLWSRTIGSTLAGELVDSSLFYVIAFHGIWPLEKVIQVAIAQYILKTTWEVVMTPVTYKVVNFLKRAEREDYYDRNTDFTPFRLRV encoded by the coding sequence ATGACCATGTCAAGCGCCACGTCCGCCCACAGCGGGCGCGTCTATCGTTACTACGATCTCGTGATGGTGGCTTTCGTCACGGTCCTGCTGTGCTCCAACCTGATCGGCGCGGCCAAGGCGGCCCAGGTCACGCTGCCGGTGATCGGCCCGGTGACCTTCGGCGCGGGCGTGCTGTTCTTCCCGATTTCGTACATTTTTGGGGACGTGCTGACCGAGGTCTACGGCTACGGGCGCGATCGCCGCGTGGTCTGGGCCGGATTCGCGGCGCTGGCGTTCGCCACCTTCATGAGCCTGGTGGTGCTGAAGATGCCGGTGGCGCCCTTCATGAGCGATTACCAAAAGAGCCTGGAAGACGTCTTCGGCAATACCTGGCGCATCGCGCTGGGCTCGCTGATCGCGTTCTGCTGCGGCAGCTTCACCAACAGCTATGTGCTGGCCAAGATGAAGCTGTGGACCAACGGCCGCTGGCTATGGTCCCGCACCATTGGCTCCACGCTGGCCGGCGAGTTGGTTGATTCCTCGCTGTTCTACGTGATCGCCTTCCACGGCATCTGGCCGCTGGAGAAAGTGATCCAGGTCGCCATTGCCCAGTACATCCTCAAGACCACATGGGAAGTGGTGATGACGCCGGTCACCTACAAGGTGGTGAACTTCCTCAAGCGTGCCGAGCGCGAAGACTACTACGACCGCAATACCGATTTCACGCCCTTCCGCCTGCGGGTGTAA
- a CDS encoding YSC84-related protein: MNRRHFVTRLAGSGLVVSTAFAAGCTTTGAYVPTDAAAKRKEIDAGADGALNRLFTTVDSSRELASRAQGILVFPRVLSAGLVVGGEYGEGVLRSKGAAVSYYRTTSASVGATAGGQSKSVVLMFMTPGAYDKFVNSSGWTVGADAGVALAKIGANGKLDTITGQQPVIGFVQTNAGLMFDVSLDGSKISKLNM, from the coding sequence ATGAATCGACGCCACTTTGTCACCCGGCTGGCGGGCTCAGGCCTGGTCGTGTCCACCGCGTTCGCGGCTGGCTGCACCACCACCGGCGCCTATGTGCCAACCGACGCGGCGGCCAAGAGGAAGGAGATCGACGCGGGTGCCGACGGCGCGCTCAACCGGCTGTTCACCACGGTCGACAGCTCGCGCGAGCTGGCCTCACGCGCCCAGGGCATCCTCGTGTTCCCGCGAGTGCTGTCGGCGGGGCTGGTGGTCGGCGGCGAGTACGGCGAGGGCGTGTTGCGCTCCAAGGGCGCCGCGGTGAGCTATTACCGCACCACCTCGGCCTCGGTCGGCGCAACCGCGGGCGGCCAGTCCAAGTCGGTGGTGCTGATGTTCATGACCCCCGGTGCCTACGATAAATTCGTCAACAGCAGCGGCTGGACGGTCGGTGCGGATGCCGGCGTGGCGCTCGCCAAGATCGGTGCCAACGGCAAACTCGATACGATCACCGGCCAGCAGCCGGTGATCGGCTTTGTGCAGACCAATGCCGGGCTGATGTTCGATGTGTCGCTCGACGGTTCAAAGATCAGCAAGCTGAACATGTAG
- the ruvB gene encoding Holliday junction branch migration DNA helicase RuvB has translation MIETDKLATERGADRVIAPTAVSPNEEAFERALRPKLLDEYVGQEKVRGQLDIFMHAARNRREALDHVLLFGPPGLGKTTLAHIIAREMGVNLRQTSGPVLERPGDLAALLTNLEANDVLFIDEIHRLSPVVEEILYPALEDYQIDIMIGEGPAARSVKLDLQPFTLVGATTRAGMLTNPLRDRFGIVARLEFYTAEELSRIVTRSAQLLGARIDPLGALEIARRARGTPRIANRLLRRVRDFAEVKGDGNITRTIADAALAMLDVDAVGFDLMDRKLLEAILLKFSGGPVGVDNLAAAIGEERDTIEDVLEPFLIQQGYLQRTPRGRMATAAAYRHFGLAAPGESDSAPA, from the coding sequence ATGATCGAAACCGACAAGCTAGCCACCGAGCGGGGCGCCGATCGCGTGATCGCCCCCACCGCAGTCTCCCCCAACGAGGAGGCCTTCGAGCGGGCGCTGCGACCCAAGCTGCTCGACGAATACGTCGGCCAGGAAAAAGTGCGCGGCCAGCTAGACATCTTCATGCACGCCGCGCGCAACCGGCGCGAAGCGCTCGATCACGTACTGCTGTTCGGGCCGCCGGGGCTGGGCAAGACCACGCTGGCGCACATCATCGCCCGCGAGATGGGCGTCAACCTGCGCCAGACCTCCGGCCCGGTGCTGGAGCGCCCGGGCGACCTGGCGGCGCTTCTGACCAACCTGGAAGCCAACGACGTCCTGTTCATCGACGAAATCCACCGACTATCTCCGGTCGTCGAGGAAATCCTGTACCCGGCACTCGAGGACTACCAGATCGATATCATGATCGGCGAAGGCCCGGCCGCACGCTCGGTCAAACTGGACCTGCAACCCTTCACGCTGGTCGGCGCCACCACCCGCGCGGGCATGCTGACCAACCCGCTGCGCGACCGCTTCGGCATCGTGGCGCGGCTGGAGTTCTACACCGCCGAGGAACTCTCGCGCATCGTCACGCGCTCCGCCCAGTTGCTGGGTGCCCGCATCGACCCGCTGGGCGCGCTGGAAATCGCCCGCCGCGCGCGCGGCACGCCACGGATCGCCAACCGGCTGCTGCGCCGCGTGCGCGACTTTGCGGAGGTCAAGGGGGACGGAAACATCACTCGCACCATCGCGGACGCCGCGCTCGCCATGCTCGACGTGGACGCGGTCGGCTTCGACCTGATGGACCGCAAACTGCTGGAAGCGATCCTGCTCAAGTTCAGCGGCGGCCCGGTGGGCGTGGATAACCTGGCTGCCGCCATCGGCGAAGAGCGCGACACCATCGAGGACGTGCTCGAGCCCTTCCTGATCCAGCAGGGCTACCTGCAGCGCACGCCGCGGGGCCGCATGGCCACGGCCGCCGCCTACCGGCACTTCGGGCTGGCTGCGCCCGGCGAGAGCGATTCGGCCCCGGCCTGA
- the ruvA gene encoding Holliday junction branch migration protein RuvA, which yields MIGRIAGTLIEKNPPHLLVDCHGVGYEIDVPMSTFYNLPAVGHPVTLLTQQIVREDAHLLYGFGSATERNTFRELIKITGIGARMALAVLSGMSVSELAQAITLQEAGRLTRVPGIGKKTAERLLLELKGKLGAELGAAPGSTPVHDNAVDILNALLALGYSEKEAALAIKPVPAGTGVSDGIKMALKSLSKG from the coding sequence ATGATCGGACGCATCGCCGGCACCCTCATCGAGAAAAATCCCCCGCACCTGCTGGTCGATTGCCACGGCGTCGGCTACGAGATCGACGTGCCGATGAGCACCTTCTACAACCTGCCCGCCGTTGGCCATCCCGTCACCCTGCTGACCCAGCAGATCGTGCGCGAGGACGCGCACCTGCTGTACGGCTTTGGCAGCGCCACCGAGCGCAACACCTTCCGCGAGCTGATCAAGATCACCGGCATCGGCGCGCGCATGGCGCTGGCGGTGCTCTCCGGCATGTCAGTCAGCGAGCTGGCGCAGGCCATCACGCTGCAGGAAGCCGGACGGCTGACGCGCGTGCCGGGCATCGGCAAGAAGACCGCCGAGCGCCTGCTGCTCGAACTCAAGGGCAAGCTGGGCGCCGAGCTTGGGGCAGCGCCCGGCAGCACGCCGGTGCACGACAACGCCGTCGACATCCTCAACGCGCTGCTTGCGCTCGGCTACTCGGAGAAAGAGGCGGCGTTGGCGATCAAGCCGGTGCCCGCAGGCACCGGCGTGTCCGACGGCATCAAGATGGCGCTGAAATCGCTATCCAAAGGTTGA
- a CDS encoding glycerophosphodiester phosphodiesterase — protein sequence MLRSPRTFRALNPPRPAHLPALLSALAAAVLAGCAAPPPVATGPAAPAPGPAPAVPKALVIGHRGASALRPEHTLASYQRAIDDGADVVEPDLVMTRDGVLVARHENEIGTTTNVAELPQFASRKRVKVIDGERLDGWFTEDFTLAELKTLRARERIAQVRKANTQYNDKFEIPTFDEIIDLVAKASQHSGRVIGLYPETKHPSYFRGIGLPLEEKLVATLQAHAYTRSAPVFVQSFETGNLREMHQRLAQGMPNVKLIQLMGGAKNRPADWRLAGDTRTYADMMTPIGLREVASYANGIGPEKSSVVPRDANGNLGTPTALVRNAHAAGLLVHPYTFRPENTFLPRNLRTGGGDATRSPSGMVREVQAFLAAGIDGFFTDDPALGRQAVDTPGR from the coding sequence ATGCTCCGCTCGCCTCGCACGTTCCGCGCCTTGAATCCGCCCCGCCCCGCTCACCTGCCGGCGCTGTTGTCCGCGCTGGCCGCCGCGGTTCTCGCCGGCTGCGCGGCGCCGCCGCCCGTGGCCACAGGCCCGGCAGCCCCGGCCCCTGGCCCGGCTCCGGCCGTGCCCAAGGCGCTGGTGATCGGGCATCGCGGCGCTAGCGCGCTGCGCCCTGAGCACACGCTGGCGTCCTACCAACGCGCCATCGACGACGGTGCCGACGTGGTGGAGCCCGACCTGGTGATGACGCGCGACGGCGTACTGGTGGCCCGGCACGAGAACGAAATCGGCACCACGACCAACGTGGCTGAGCTGCCCCAGTTCGCCAGCCGCAAGCGCGTCAAGGTGATCGACGGCGAACGCCTGGATGGCTGGTTCACCGAAGACTTCACGCTGGCCGAGCTCAAGACGCTGCGCGCGCGCGAGCGTATCGCGCAGGTGCGCAAGGCCAATACCCAGTACAACGACAAGTTCGAGATTCCCACCTTCGACGAAATCATCGACCTGGTGGCCAAGGCATCGCAACACAGCGGGCGCGTGATCGGCCTGTACCCGGAAACCAAGCATCCGAGCTATTTCCGCGGCATCGGCCTGCCGCTGGAGGAGAAGCTGGTGGCCACGCTGCAAGCCCATGCGTACACGCGCAGCGCGCCGGTGTTCGTGCAGTCCTTCGAGACCGGCAACTTGCGCGAGATGCACCAGCGCCTGGCCCAGGGCATGCCCAATGTGAAGCTGATCCAATTGATGGGCGGCGCGAAGAACCGGCCTGCCGACTGGCGCCTGGCCGGCGACACCCGCACCTACGCCGACATGATGACGCCGATCGGCTTGCGCGAAGTAGCCAGCTACGCCAACGGCATCGGCCCGGAGAAGTCCAGCGTGGTGCCCCGCGACGCCAACGGCAACCTCGGCACGCCGACCGCGCTGGTGCGCAACGCGCATGCGGCAGGCTTGCTGGTCCATCCCTATACCTTCCGTCCTGAGAACACCTTCCTGCCGCGCAACCTGCGCACCGGCGGCGGCGATGCCACGCGCAGCCCCAGCGGCATGGTGCGCGAGGTGCAAGCCTTCCTCGCCGCCGGCATCGATGGCTTTTTCACCGACGATCCCGCGCTGGGACGCCAGGCGGTGGATACGCCGGGCCGATAG
- the ruvC gene encoding crossover junction endodeoxyribonuclease RuvC yields MRILGIDPGLRTTGFGVLEKHGNKLTYIASGTIKSDGDSGLPARLKTLFDGISEVTRTYAPDCAAIEKVFVNVNPQSTLLLGQARGAAICGLVTHGLPVFEYTALQLKVAVVGYGRANKEQVQEMVMRLLSLTGRPSSDAADALGMAICHANGSNTLTALTGLAPDLARKGMRVRRGRLIG; encoded by the coding sequence ATGCGTATCCTCGGCATCGACCCCGGCCTGCGTACCACCGGCTTCGGCGTGCTGGAAAAGCACGGCAACAAGCTAACCTACATCGCCTCCGGCACCATCAAGAGCGACGGCGACAGCGGCCTGCCGGCAAGGCTGAAAACCCTCTTCGACGGCATCAGCGAAGTCACCCGCACCTACGCGCCCGATTGCGCCGCAATCGAGAAGGTGTTCGTCAACGTCAACCCACAATCCACGCTACTGCTGGGCCAGGCCCGCGGCGCGGCGATCTGCGGGCTGGTCACGCATGGCCTGCCGGTGTTCGAGTACACGGCACTTCAGCTGAAGGTGGCGGTGGTCGGCTACGGCCGCGCCAACAAGGAGCAGGTGCAGGAAATGGTGATGCGCCTGTTGAGCCTGACGGGACGCCCCAGTTCCGACGCGGCGGATGCCCTGGGCATGGCAATCTGCCATGCCAATGGCAGCAACACGCTCACCGCCCTGACCGGCCTGGCCCCGGACCTGGCGCGCAAGGGCATGCGGGTGCGGCGTGGGCGCCTGATCGGCTGA
- the purH gene encoding bifunctional phosphoribosylaminoimidazolecarboxamide formyltransferase/IMP cyclohydrolase, producing MIKQALLSVSDKTGIVEFARELNSLGVALLSTGGTAKLLADAGLPVTEVADYTGFPEMLDGRVKTLHPKVHGGILARRDLPEHMAALAEHNIPTIDLLVVNLYPFQQTVAKDDCSLPDAIENIDIGGPTMLRSAAKNHRDVTVIVDPADYAPVLEEMRANANSVGYDTNFRLATKVFAHTAQYDGAITNYLTSLGADKAHQTRSAYPQTLNLAFEKVQEMRYGENPHQSAAFYRDLKASDGALANYTQLQGKELSYNNIADADAAWECVKTFGAATGAACVIIKHANPCGVAVGANALEAYEKALKTDSTSAFGGIIAFNVELDEAAAQAVAKQFVEVLIAPSFSAGARAVFAAKQNVRLLEIPLGNGLNPYDFKRVGGGLLVQGPDARNVQRDELRVVTKRQPTPKEMDDLMFAWRVAKFVKSNAIVFCGGGMTLGVGAGQMSRVDSARIASIKAQNAGLTLAGSAVASDAFFPFRDGLDVVVDAGATCVIQPGGSMRDDEVIAAADERNIAMVLTGVRHFRH from the coding sequence ATGATCAAGCAAGCCCTCCTCTCCGTATCCGACAAGACCGGCATCGTCGAATTTGCCCGCGAGCTCAACTCGCTCGGCGTCGCGCTGCTCTCCACCGGCGGCACCGCCAAGCTGCTGGCCGATGCCGGCCTGCCCGTCACGGAGGTGGCCGACTACACCGGTTTCCCCGAAATGCTCGATGGCCGCGTCAAGACCCTGCACCCGAAGGTGCACGGCGGCATCCTGGCCCGCCGCGACCTGCCCGAGCACATGGCAGCGCTCGCCGAGCACAACATCCCCACCATCGACCTGCTGGTCGTGAACCTGTACCCGTTCCAGCAAACCGTGGCCAAGGATGACTGCTCCCTGCCGGACGCCATCGAGAACATCGACATCGGCGGCCCCACCATGCTGCGCTCGGCCGCCAAGAACCACCGCGACGTCACCGTCATCGTGGACCCGGCCGACTACGCGCCGGTGCTGGAAGAAATGCGCGCCAACGCCAACAGCGTCGGCTACGACACCAACTTCCGCCTGGCCACCAAGGTGTTCGCCCACACCGCGCAGTACGACGGCGCCATCACCAACTACCTGACCAGCCTCGGCGCGGACAAGGCGCACCAGACCCGCAGCGCCTACCCGCAGACGCTGAACCTGGCCTTCGAGAAGGTGCAGGAAATGCGCTATGGCGAGAATCCGCACCAGTCGGCCGCCTTCTACCGCGACCTGAAAGCCTCCGACGGCGCGCTGGCCAACTACACACAGTTGCAAGGCAAGGAACTGTCGTACAACAACATCGCCGACGCCGATGCGGCATGGGAATGCGTCAAGACCTTCGGCGCTGCCACCGGCGCGGCCTGCGTGATCATCAAGCACGCCAACCCGTGCGGCGTGGCAGTCGGCGCCAACGCGCTGGAAGCCTACGAAAAAGCCCTCAAGACCGACTCGACCTCGGCCTTCGGCGGCATCATCGCCTTCAACGTCGAGCTGGACGAAGCCGCCGCCCAAGCCGTGGCCAAGCAGTTCGTCGAGGTGCTGATCGCCCCGTCGTTCAGCGCCGGCGCGCGCGCCGTGTTTGCTGCCAAGCAAAACGTGCGCCTGCTGGAAATTCCGCTGGGCAACGGCCTCAACCCGTATGACTTCAAGCGCGTCGGCGGCGGCCTGCTGGTGCAAGGCCCCGACGCCAGGAACGTCCAGCGGGACGAACTGCGCGTTGTGACCAAGCGCCAGCCCACGCCCAAGGAAATGGACGACCTGATGTTCGCCTGGCGCGTGGCCAAGTTCGTCAAGTCGAACGCCATCGTGTTCTGTGGCGGCGGCATGACGCTAGGTGTCGGCGCCGGCCAGATGAGCCGCGTTGACTCGGCCCGCATCGCCAGCATCAAGGCGCAGAACGCCGGCCTCACGCTGGCGGGCTCGGCCGTGGCATCGGACGCCTTCTTCCCGTTCCGCGACGGCCTGGACGTCGTGGTGGACGCAGGCGCCACCTGCGTCATCCAGCCGGGTGGCTCGATGCGCGACGACGAAGTGATCGCCGCCGCCGACGAGCGCAATATCGCAATGGTGTTGACGGGCGTCCGTCACTTCCGCCATTGA
- a CDS encoding Fis family transcriptional regulator → MSRNAIDQCIRDSLGAYFRDLDGEEPSNMYNMVLEAVERPLLEAVMARAERNQSLAAAYLGINRNTLRKKLQQHGLL, encoded by the coding sequence ATGAGCCGCAACGCTATCGACCAGTGCATCCGGGACAGCCTGGGTGCCTACTTTCGCGACCTGGACGGTGAAGAGCCGTCGAATATGTACAACATGGTGCTCGAAGCCGTGGAACGGCCGCTGCTGGAAGCAGTGATGGCGCGCGCCGAGCGCAACCAGTCGCTCGCGGCCGCCTACCTGGGCATCAATCGCAATACGCTGCGCAAGAAGTTGCAGCAGCACGGTTTACTTTGA